Part of the Paenibacillus sp. YPG26 genome, TGCTACGGCCATATCCATGCCAGGCATGCCTTTGCCGGGAATGAGGAGAACTGGTTCGAGCTCGTTAATATGGCGGCTGGCGCGTCTTATCAGGTATCTGAAGAGAACCGGAGCTACGCCTTCGAGAAGTTCTCAAGCAGGGTAATGAAGCAGGGCTATCAGGATTTCTTCGACAAGTGGCTAAGAAGCTGATCGAGAGGGCGTTAATTTCTGTGTTGGGCAATGAAAGCTGGGGAGCCTTCTGTGTAGAGTCACCCGGCTTATTGGCCTATCCTAGGATTACTTTAAGCTCTAAGGTGAGGGTTCCGCTCGTGAGCTATACTGCCTAGCTGAGTATCCGAACACCTGGAGGATGGATGACAAAAAGCCAGAAGCTAGAAGACAGAAGCTGGAAGTCATAAGCAAGAAGACAGAAGTCAAAAGCAACCGCAACCGCAAAAGCAAAAGCAAAAGCAAAAGCAAAAGCAAAAGCAAAAGCAAAAGCAAAAGCAAAAGCAAAAGCAAAAGCAAAAGCCAACCCCAACCCCAACGCTAGAAGACAGACACCACTTAGGGCAGCCAGCATGAAAAACACCGCCTCCGGGTAGAATACCGGACAGCGGTGTGAAGGGACATTTCCTGATATGCTGCTATATAATTGCAGATTCTATATTAGAACCCTAGCCAGTCAGAGGACTGCGGCTGGGGACTTCATGGAATCTATTGTGTCTTCTTGGATTCGTACATATAGGAAAGCTTGCGGATGATTTCTTTCTGCCATTTCTGGTCGCCGAGGCTGTTCGCCAGATTGAGAAGATCCAGGTACTCATCAATTCGCTGTGTGCTCTGTGCTGCGGCTGTTCTCATGGACTTTACCCCTTTGTATCAAAATAGTTCAATAGATAATAATGAGAATCATTATCACCAAATCCTTATACTTATATTATGCATGAGCGGTATGAAAATGCAAGATTAAAAGTGACTTTTTTCAAGAAAATCTGACAGGTTTCAAAATCAGCAACTTGTGTTATAGTACGGGAAACGGGTGATCTGGAATATACATCCATGGTTATGGGAGGAATCAATATTGGAGACGGAATCGTTATTAAAAGTGGAAGAGCTGGCGCTCAAGAAGTACAAGATTTTTAAGCAGAGCTGGATTCGCTATATTGCTAGAGCCATGCTGGCAAGCATGTTCATTGGATTCGGGGTTATAGTGGCCTTTAAGACAGGCAACTTCTTCTATATGGAGAAATCCCCGCTGACTTACCCGATGGCGGCGATTACCTTCCCAGCTGCGATTATATTGATTGCATACGGGGGCGGGGACCTGTTCACGGGCAACACGTTCTATTATACATATGGAGCGCTGCGCAAAAAGCTGAGATGGACTGAAGTGCTGAAGCTGTGGGGGTCCAGCTATCTGGGAAATATACTCGGCGCCTGCGCTTTTGCCCTGCTGATCTATCTTACCGGTCTATTCGACAGCTCTTCTGTGAACGGATTTCTGTTAAGTGTGGTTGAGTACAAAATGCATGCCCCTACGATGGAGCTGTTCTTCCGCGCCATACTATGTAACTGGCTGGTCTGCCTGGCGTTCTTCATCCCGATGTCACT contains:
- a CDS encoding formate/nitrite transporter family protein, coding for METESLLKVEELALKKYKIFKQSWIRYIARAMLASMFIGFGVIVAFKTGNFFYMEKSPLTYPMAAITFPAAIILIAYGGGDLFTGNTFYYTYGALRKKLRWTEVLKLWGSSYLGNILGACAFALLIYLTGLFDSSSVNGFLLSVVEYKMHAPTMELFFRAILCNWLVCLAFFIPMSLSSDGAKMFAMVLFVFCFFISGYEHSIANMCTFAIALVLNHPGTISMAGVVNNLIPVTLGNLVGGVLLMGFMYYFVNKPFMEDGNGTIRK